TGACATGAATTGCCTGAAGCAAAACCTCTGGCAAAGCTATTAGACGAGAGCCTTGACGATTTTTAATCAAACCAAATTCAAAATCTCCCTGGACATAAGCATTTGGCGCAAAATAATTTCCTAATAAGGATTTGTCTTTGACTAACTCAGCAATTTCAATCATTTTTATCCTCCTACAGTATTCAGAATTTTTTCACCTAAAAGTGTCGTCTGTGCTTGTGACAAAAAAGGCTTGATTAAAGCAAACTGTTCTAGGGAGAGTAACTTTTTCAACTGAGAGAACAATAAGTCATAAATGGTATTTTCTAAAGACTGCATTTGATGAGCCTGCACCATCTCAGTAAGCCATTCAAGAACACTGCGCTGAAAATACTCTGGGTTGTTGAGTAACATTGCCATAGCGCAATAACGCATTATGGACAGCCAGTGTTTCAAAGCTTTTTCCAAAAGCTGGGGGTCTTCTGCTGCATGAACTTTTGAAAGTTCTGCGGCTATGGGTTGAAAAATATCTATTTCATGGTTGCGTAAGTATTCATAGACTTCTAATCGTTTAGCTAATGATGCTGCGCAGATTTGGAATGCTTGTATTTCTAATTGCTTTAAATAGTGATCTTCTGCTAGGTACAAAAGATTTTCAATATCAGATTGCATAGTTATTGATTTAAAATAAGTTAGTGAAATTATCTAATCTCAGTTCATCACTAGGTGGCGAATCTGATTCTGGAATGGGTTCTAATTTTAATTTAGGTAAAGGTGCAATTTCAGAATTCGGCTTCCCAAGGGAAAAGTTGAAAAAAGCTGGCTACGGTTAAAGTCAAAGAAAAAACAGGGCGACTAATTTCTGACATTAGTTCACCTTTCCAGTTGCTGTGACTAAAGAAGTCTTCTATTTTCTGGCATAGCCAGGGTACTTCCTGAAAAATATCGTTAGTATCTACCGTATCTACTAAAGCTTTACCTGACCAATTACTCAGATTACAAAACTCTTGGACAGAAAAATGCTGCCATGAACTGCTCATTTAAGATATTCCCCGTTTTGCAACTGCGTTTGAATATCTTTAGCGGTAGCACCTTCATTTTGCCAAAAGGTAGCTGCATTGATAGTTTCTTTCTTGCCTAAAAGAAACTTACAGTAGGTTTCACCCATGGCATAGCACTGAATTTCGATGCAGTCTAAT
This DNA window, taken from Pleurocapsa sp. FMAR1, encodes the following:
- a CDS encoding globin family protein gives rise to the protein MQSDIENLLYLAEDHYLKQLEIQAFQICAASLAKRLEVYEYLRNHEIDIFQPIAAELSKVHAAEDPQLLEKALKHWLSIMRYCAMAMLLNNPEYFQRSVLEWLTEMVQAHQMQSLENTIYDLLFSQLKKLLSLEQFALIKPFLSQAQTTLLGEKILNTVGG